In a genomic window of Erigeron canadensis isolate Cc75 chromosome 5, C_canadensis_v1, whole genome shotgun sequence:
- the LOC122602308 gene encoding protein IQ-DOMAIN 19-like, protein MGKTSKWFKTLLTGKKDKTNNNHSPIHTKENTPSPITTQPTTPKEKRRWSFRRSSTTATATTPRSSNDVTSTPPPSLQPENFVWNNHNASAILAPQENVAATLIQAVFRSYLARKALSALKGLVKLQALVRGHLVRKQAAETLRCMHALVTAQARARAHRRRTHDHTIHHGVNNQEYLEENIKIVEMDIGHTRPSHFVSPKASEMEHFDDYTQNVALYYSKPSNSRPQSVADYTETPQEFEVYPSYMANTQSSRAKVRSHSAPKQRPVDQTWAPERRSTSSIKRRPSIEGRNMPRAIRMQRSSSHVGSGGQPNHYPWSIKLDKSMVSLIESECGSTSTILTNNGYYSKSVVGYGY, encoded by the exons ATGGGAAAGACAAGCAAATGGTTCAAAACTTTGTTGACCGGAAAGAAAGACAAGACCAATAATAATCATTCACCAATCCATACCAAAGAAAACACACCATCACCCATTACCACCCAACCCACAACTCCTAAAGAGAAGCGTAGATGGAGTTTCCGGCGATCATCCACCACCGCAACGGCCACGACCCCTCGTAGCTCGAATGACGTCACATCCACTCCACCACCTTCTTTGCAACCCGAGAATTTTGTATGGAACAACCATAATGCTAGTGCAATTTTGGCACCGCAAGAA AATGTGGCTGCCACATTGATACAAGCGGTTTTTCGTTCTTACTTAGCTAGAAAAGCGCTATCCGCTTTAAAAGGGCTAGTGAAGTTGCAAGCATTAGTTAGGGGTCACTTGGTGCGAAAGCAAGCTGCTGAGACTCTTCGGTGCATGCATGCTCTAGTGACGGCTCAAGCTAGAGCACGTGCTCACCGAAGAAGAACACATGATCATACAATTCATCATGGTGTAAATAATCAAGAATATTTGGAAGAAAACATCAAAATTGTGGAAATGGATATTGGTCATACAAGGCCATCTCATTTTGTTTCGCCAAAAGCTTCAGAAATGGAGCATTTTGACGATTATACCCAAAATGTAGCGTTATACTACTCGAAACCTAGTAATTCCAGACCACAGTCTGTAGCTGATTATACTGAAACACCTCAAGAATTTGAGGTGTATCCAAGTTACATGGCCAACACCCAGTCCTCAAGGGCAAAAGTCAGATCTCACAGCGCTCCTAAGCAACGCCCTGTGGATCAGACTTGGGCCCCTGAGAGGCGGTCTACAAGTAGTATCAAACGAAGACCTTCAATCGAAGGAAGGAACATGCCACGAGCCATAAGGATGCAACGTTCATCTTCTCATGTTGGATCGGGTGGTCAACCAAATCACTACCCATGGTCAATTAAGCTTGACAAGTCAATGGTGTCTCTTATCGAGAGTGAATGTGGATCCACGAGTACTATCCTAACCAATAATGGTTATTACAGCAAATCTGTTGTTGGATATGGATATTGA
- the LOC122601015 gene encoding uncharacterized protein LOC122601015 produces the protein MASGDAMLHGVYGGCISIEDMGLQQRPYHSNCSCALHKSNSGQASHCSHMVKVSYPMRRSWSEGSMLAMKSMAQSPGSSPSCSSLSNTMATPSTIKDSSLLPQV, from the coding sequence ATGGCAAGTGGAGATGCAATGTTGCATGGAGTATATGGGGGATGTATATCAATAGAAGATATGGGACTTCAACAAAGACCATATCATAGCAATTGTAGTTGTGCTCTTCATAAATCCAATAGTGGTCAAGCTAGTCATTGTTCGCATATGGTTAAGGTGTCGTACCCAATGAGGCGGTCTTGGAGCGAAGGTTCCATGTTGGCTATGAAGTCGATGGCACAGTCGCCTGGCTCATCGCCTTCTTGTTCTTCCTTATCGAATACTATGGCAACGCCGAGCACTATTAAGGATTCGTCGCTTTTGCCACAAGTTTAA